Sequence from the Nocardia brasiliensis genome:
TCCGCGACCTGGTGCGCAGCACGCTGGCGGCCTACCTGGACTTCCTGGCGGCCGAGCCCGCGGCGGCTCGCGCGCTCCATGTCGAAACCCTCGCCGCGGGCCCGGGACTCACCGCACACCGGGCCCGCGTGCAACGGATGTTCGCCTACCGCATGCTCGCCGCGGCCCGGATCGGTGTGCGCGACGGCGAACTCGCGAAGGCACCCGACCCGCAGTTGGTCGATGTGCTGACCGGCGGCATCGACGACCGGGTGCGCGCCACCCTCATCGAGTCCGGCCCGCACGCACTGCCCGCACTGGCACCGGTCCTGAACCGAGCGGCCTCGGCACTGCTCGGCTCCGGCTGAGCCCGCTCACCAGCCGGTGTCACCCGCGACCGGAATGTTCACCCAGCTGGGCTGATTCGGGTCCAGCTCCAGATGCTGCGGCTTCAATTCGCTCTCGTTCAGCAAGGGGCGCAACGGAATACTGCTCGGGAAGTTGCCCGCGAACACGTCGACGCGCAGTCGATGGCCCGGCTGCAGCACACCGTCGGTGGCGAAGACACCGAGGTCGACCACGGTAGGCCGGCCGGGCACGAGCGGTTCGCGGCTGTCCAGGGTGAGGATCGGATACGGGTCGGTGTAGTCGCCGTTGGGCGCGCGCGTCGATTTGTCCTCGTCCACCGCGCGCAACGAGGCGGTGCGCTGGCCGGTGCTCCACACCGTCGAACGGCCGTCGGGCGCAACGTCGTTCACGGTCACCGTCCAGTAGCCGTCGGTGGCGTCGAGCACCGTGTTGAGGTGCACGGCGATCGGGCCGGAGATCTGCGTCGCCGCACGCACCGGCGCCGTCGTGAACGTGAGCGCGTTCGTCTCGCTGATCCTGGCGTCCTTCGTGCAGACGTCGAAGGCCGCGATGATGCCCGCCGTGCCGTGCGCCGCGTCGCGGGAGCACAGGGTGGACAGGCCAGGCGCGATGGTCACGCGCGCGGGTCCGCCGGGCGCGGCGGTGAGACTGCCGTCGTGGCCGCTGCCCGGCGCGGTGCCCGAGGGTGTCGCGTCCAGATAC
This genomic interval carries:
- a CDS encoding TetR/AcrR family transcriptional regulator, which produces MTVLTSAVPDRLPRGPHRLSRDEVTTSQRDRLCIAALEAIAEQGYGPTTIADIVRRAKVARRTFYGLFDSKEECFTAAFDFVVEVVERELDRVVAESGARGFRDLVRSTLAAYLDFLAAEPAAARALHVETLAAGPGLTAHRARVQRMFAYRMLAAARIGVRDGELAKAPDPQLVDVLTGGIDDRVRATLIESGPHALPALAPVLNRAASALLGSG